From Chitinivorax sp. B:
AACGCTTCCTGATGGTTCGCAGCGTACCTTTGAAAATGCTGTTTCTGTTGCAGAGGTGGCTGCAAGTATTGGTGCGGGTTTGGCACGCGCTGCGTTGGCTGGAAAGGTCAATGGGCGATTGGTTGATACCTCTCACGTAATTGATCGTGATGTTGCGCTCGCAATTGTTACTGATAAAGACGCAGATGGATTAGAGGTCATTCGCCATTCAACTGCACATTTGCTTGCTTATGCTGTGAAAGAATTGTTCCCTGAGGCTCAGGTGACTATTGGCCCGGTCATTGAAAACGGCTTTTATTATGATTTTGCTTACAAGCGTCCTTTCACACCAGAAGATTTGGTCGCAATCGAAAAGCGGATGAGCGAGTTGGCCAAGCGCGATATCCCGGTTACACGCGAAGTTTGGCAGCGTGATGACGCTGTTCGCTTTTTTGAAGAGCAAGGTGAACGCTATAAAGCAGAACTGATTGGAGCAATCCCTAGTGGCGAAGAAGTCTCCCTATATCGTGAAGGGGATTTTGTCGACTTATGTCGTGGTCCGCACGTGCCGTCAACTAGCAAGTTGAAAGTGTTCAAGTTGATGAAGGTGGCTGGTGCCTATTGGCGAGGTGACGCACGAAATGAAATGTTGCAACGTGTCTACGGTACTGCTTGGGCGAAGAAAGAGGATTTGGATGCTTACCTGCACCAATTGGAAGAGGCAGAAAAGCGCGATCACCGGAAAATCGGAAAGCAGCAGGACTTGTTTCACTTGCAGGAAGAAGCACCTGGGATGGTTTTCTGGCACCCTAAAGGCTGGACTATTTGGCAGACTGTCGAACAGTACCTGCGCAAGGTTCTGAAAGAGGCTGGCTATCAAGAGGTACGGACGCCGATGGTAATGGACCGTGTGTTATGGGAGCGATCTGGACACTGGGAAAACTATCGTGAGAATATGTTTACGACAGAGTCGGAGAAGCGTGATTACGCAGTAAAGCCGATGAACTGTCCTGGTCACGTTCAGATTTTCAA
This genomic window contains:
- the thrS gene encoding threonine--tRNA ligase, which encodes MPIVTLPDGSQRTFENAVSVAEVAASIGAGLARAALAGKVNGRLVDTSHVIDRDVALAIVTDKDADGLEVIRHSTAHLLAYAVKELFPEAQVTIGPVIENGFYYDFAYKRPFTPEDLVAIEKRMSELAKRDIPVTREVWQRDDAVRFFEEQGERYKAELIGAIPSGEEVSLYREGDFVDLCRGPHVPSTSKLKVFKLMKVAGAYWRGDARNEMLQRVYGTAWAKKEDLDAYLHQLEEAEKRDHRKIGKQQDLFHLQEEAPGMVFWHPKGWTIWQTVEQYLRKVLKEAGYQEVRTPMVMDRVLWERSGHWENYRENMFTTESEKRDYAVKPMNCPGHVQIFNQGLKSYRDLPMRIAEFGACHRNEPSGSLHGIMRVRGFTQDDAHIFCTEEQVQEESMHFIELLQRVYLDFGYDQILVKLSTRPEKRAGTDEVWDKAEAALADALKAKSLAFDLQPGEGAFYGPKIEFSLKDSIGRVWQCGTLQLDFVLPERLDAEYIAEDNARKRPVMLHRAILGSMERFLGILIENYAGSLPLWLSPVQMVVLNISETQSDYVKEVTQSLRKAGFRAISDLRNEKITYKIREHSLQRLPYQLIVGDKEKAAGLVAVRTRQGEDLGQMTVEAFIERLCQEMPGSTV